Proteins encoded by one window of Leishmania major strain Friedlin complete genome, chromosome 9:
- a CDS encoding putative prefoldin subunit 2, producing MSANTSVSESSLTEEQIVQQYNRMRQEQSAIMSRIAELENESHEHDLVATELRPLNKDRCCHRLVGGALVELTVGEVLPDIEENLAAIREALVQLNKGLMEKEKQMDEFMTKHKLNRPGANQAVTANQSNEGNRGVLA from the coding sequence ATGAGCGCGAACACCAGTGTGTCGGAGAGCTCTCTCACTGAGGAGCAGATTGTGCAGCAGTACAATCGCATGCGTCAGGAGCAGAGCGCCATCATGTCCCGCAtcgccgagctggagaatGAGTCCCACGAGCACGACCTCGTCGCGACCGAACTGCGCCCGCTCAACAAGGACCGCTGCTGTCATCGCCTTGTCGGTGGCGCGCTAGTGGAGCTCACGGTgggcgaggtgctgccggaCATTGAGGAGAACTTAGCCGCCATCCGCGAAGCGCTCGTGCAGCTAAACAAGGGCCTcatggagaaggagaaacAGATGGACGAGTTCATGACCAAGCACAAGCTGAACCGCCCCGGCGCGAACCAGGCCGTGACGGCCAATCAGAGCAACGAGGGCAACCGCGGCGTTCTGGCGTGA